The segment gcagcctgtccaggtccctccctccactgtgccagccacaccacacagcttggtgccatccccaggcttgctgagggtgcctcagtgccactgcccctgtcactgacagagatgtttcacagcactggtcccagtactgactcctgagggactccacttggcactggtctccatttggccaccaagctgctgctcacagccctctgagtgcagccttccagccaaCTCCTTGTCTTCACTTGAGTTTAATCTCCACTTTAGCAATAAGGATTCAAAACTCAAGGCCATTTTAAACGATGCACAACCAATCTCCTGTTCAACTCCTGTGGCTGAGGCAGGTTGATTACTTCCATAAAATGTTTCTTAACCACCTTGGGGAATACAGGACACAAGGTTGTTAGGATGTCAGAGCTCCAAGTGCTGTCACAGTTCTCAGGTTGCAGTATGATGGAAAAAGATGACGGATATGGATTCTGTTCACTAGAATCTACCTTTCTTCCCTGCACAGTTGATATAATTAGTTTTGTATGAATATTCAGTCACATACTGGTGTGTGCTGCTTGGGATCAGTGCTGGTTAGCTCCATGATCGTGCACTGAGGGTTCTATTTCTAGCAAAAATTACCTGCAACTTGATCAATGTTTacatttttccccccaaaaaaaccagcAGGATCCTGAAGTGCCTGCACACTGCATTCAGTGCTAGAGTATGAAGCTCCTCAGTGGCACCTCCTCTCTTGAGACACGCACAGCAGGGGGGTTATATCCTAATGCACAGGCAGGCTTTGGGGGTCCTTTGGGGGTGTCTATTGTTCTGATTACATTTTCACAGTTTGGAGCACCTTTGATTCATTTATGCCCATTCTTTCCATGCTGCTGGATGGATGGCCAGGACAATCAGTTCCCATTTAAATGGACTTGCCATGGAGGAAGGTAAAAAGGTTTTGGGGCAGTGTGTGTGGGACGCACAAAGCTAAGATCGCTGGACAACAGGGTCACAGCATGTGCTGAAGGGAAGGCAGCCCACGGGGATTAGCTCAGTGGGGGCCTGGAGGTTGtcagagctgtgtgaggagcacaATGGAACCTGAGCTAAAGCCAAGAAGGAAACATAGGGTAAGAGCTGAGAAGAACCCAGAGTGAGACAAGTGGCAGGCAGAGGAACTGTGCTCAGGAAGATGCCTGTCCACTAAAGGCTCTAAACGCTTCAGACTACAATCTCACAAGCCACCACTGGGTGTTCTCCACTCAGACACACCAGAAGAAGGCTCCATACACAGCTGCATTCGCTGGAGTTTGTGGAAagcttcctgctttcctttgcagGCATCTGAAATCATGGGCTTCAGAACGCATAGTTCATAACTACAGCTACAGTCAGATGAGGACACAACTGTGCGGTCTGCAGCTAGGAGAGGGAAGTGACTGGGCTCAAGggaaaatttcttccctgaaaatgAGTGCTGAGTGCTTATGGCCTTGGCTTCTGTGCcctggctgtggagctgtgcagaCTCAAAAGCTTCATACTCAAGACAGGCTTTCAGAAGtatgctgcagggcagtgcaAGGGATAGCAAAACTAGGAAGTTTTGCCTTTCTCAAACTGGGCACATGAGGAAACGGTAACAGCTAAACCAGTGTCATTAAAGGCAGCAGAACAGGAACAGGTCGAGTTCTGTCCTGTCTGGGGCAGATTGCAGTCAAGGTTTGTGTCTCTGAACCAGATTGTTTTAAAATAAGTAGTGGAAACTTTTTTAGACTAAATCAAGTATCTTAAAGAATAGAGCTGTGTGCACTGGAGCACagtgaaagggaggaagaaaatagGAAAAGGTAACATTTACTTGTGAGCTTTCTGAAAATGTAGTTGCAGTGTCCCAGTGCCCTCACTGGTGCCTCTTGAAGGCTCTGAATTCCGCCTGCCACTCAGTTCTCACTCAGAATGCAGCACGActggctgcaagtgctcagTTTCTAACAGTAGTTCTTCCCACATTTGGGAATCACCATTGTGCTCTCCTCAGTGAGACAGGAGGAGCCTTGATTGCTCTTGGAATTTTATCCCAACCTGGGGCAGGAATTGGCTCCCTTCTCGGAAGGACAGCACAGAAATTCTATTGACAGAGCATTCTGACAACCTGAGTGTGTTAACAGacactgtgctgctttgagctgTGTTGTAAAGCACTCCATCTGAAGCTTGCCaatgttttttccttctgcactAGATGACCAAGCTGGACAGAAGGCCATGAGCACTAACACTGAGCTGTCCAGCTTCAGAGCTGACATTCTGGCTCTTCGTCAGCAGCTCCATGACATCGTAGAGAAAACCAGCAGGAACAAAGACAccctggagaagctgcaggagtCTGGCAGTGTGTTAGATGATAGACAGAGCCAGATGAGGAGTACTTTGGACAGTAACTCTTTCATGATCATCAGTGTCAATAAGACTCTTCAGGCATATACTGGCTACATCAACAATCTTCAACAGGACACGAGTGATATCCAAACAAACTTACAAAACCAAGTGCACTCTCATAATGTGGTCATCATGAACCTCAACAACTTAAACCTGACCCAAATCCAGCAGAGAGATCTTATCAGTGTGCTGCAGAAGTCAATGGAAGACACCAGCCTAACAATCCTCAGGATCAAGAACGATTTCCAGACTCTGCAGCAGGTTGTCCTGCAGGCCCGGAAGGACACTGACTGGCTGAAGGAGAAAGTGCAGAACTTACAGGCTTTGGCTGCCAACAACTCAGCCTTGGCAAAAGCTAACAATGACACACTGGAGGACATGAACAATCaactcagctccttcagtggGCAAATGGAGAACATCACCACCATTGCTCAAGCCAACGAGCAAAATctgaaagacctccaggaacagcacagAGAATATGAAAACAGAACTTCTGCCAAATTCACCCAGCTGGAAGAGAGGTTCCAGGTCTTCGAAACTGATATAGTCAATATCATCAGCAACATCAGCTACACTGCTCAGCACCTGCGGACACTGACCAGCAACCTCAACGAGGTCAGGAGCACCTGCACAGACACTCTGAGCAGGCACTCAGACGAGCTGGTTGTCATGAACAGCACGCTGGCCAGCATCCGCCTGGACTCGGCATCTCTCAAGGTGCAGCAGGATCTGATGAGGTCGAGGCTAGATGTGGAAGTTGCCAATTTGTCAGTAATCATGgaggagatgaagctggtggaCTCCAAACATGGCCAGCTCCTCAAGAACTTCACTATCCTGCAAGGTATGCAGCTTCCGAGTGGTACCCAGAGTGGTCTCTGCCAAGTTCTTGCTTGCACTGCTCCTTCAGTTCCATGGAAGTCCATCCATGCTAGTGCAGACTCCTGGAGTTTTCCCTGATCTCATCCTAAACTCTGCAAGTGCCTGTATTTTCCATACTAATTTCCCTATGCCTTCTTTCCAGAGCTAGAGGGAGAATGTTGTGGAAGAAGGATCTGACTTAGCGGAATTTTAttctaactgaatctgcttttGATTTAGTTTCTAAAATAAGCTGCTGAAGGTGTGGAGCCTCAAGAAACCAATCCCTGCTTGGGAGGAAATTGATAAAGAATATAGGTGGGGCTATTCCcagcaagggaaagaaaaaagttgcTATTTCACTTGAAGCCAGTTGTTAGTCTGCCAGCAAACATCCTGTTTTGCCTAGCTTTTAGCTCTGGGATATTTTCTTTACTCCAGAAATAGGAGGTTAGGAGGTTCCTCCCAGCCAAGTGTTATCCCAGATGCAGAGCACGCTCCTGTTTACAGCCTGTCCAAACTGGCCAAGCTTAAAACTCTAATCACAAATGTAAATACATTGCTCCAAATAAACTAAGGCTGAGTTAGGGCCAagattacacagaatcacagaattgtttgggttggaaaagccctctgagatcatccaatccaaccaccaacccagccccaccatggccagcaAACCCTGTCCCTAGGTTCCATatccacacgtttcttgaacacctccaggcatgaggactctaccaccttcctgggcagcctcttccagtccatgaccactctttcaccaaagacatttttcctcctctccaacctaacccttgcctggcacaatttcaggacattttctctccttctagcacctgagcctagggagcagagcccaatccccacctcactgcagcctcctttcagggagctgtagagagcaatgacctctgccctcagcctcctcttctccacattaaccccccccagctccctcagctgctgcttcctagcCCTGTTCTGAAGACCCTTCCCCAACTTGGTTGCCCTACATGCCAGTGGCCTTCACCTCTCTCATTTCAACCAGGCCTACATGATTCCAATTCAGGAATTTATCTCTGGAGGACTTTAAATGATGTGGCTCAAGGGAGGGGGAATGCTGGCAAGGCTTTGGCAGCAGATTACAAAGTGACTGTGTTGTTGACTGCTGtcagagtgctgctgctctctcatTGCTGTTCTAGCCAGACAGCAGCTGAGTCCTTCCCTCCACTGGCCTGTCCcgctgcagcacctcctcctctgctgccagagccacaGACTGAGCCCCTGCAGGTGAAGGAGTCCTGTGGGCTGAGAGCTGAGAGCTGTGGCCAGAAAGAGCagagagtggagcagagagcaggagcatcaacaggcagggctgcatgcagcagcagcaccgagggaGTCTGGCAGGGACTGGTGCCTCAGCTGGGCACTGAGCACAGTGGCACTGCCCAGTTCACAGGACAAGGCACAACAGATTGTTTACTTCTGCATCCTGTATTTCATGGAGGCTGTggaaggagcaatggctacagcACCTGAGAAGCAGCCTTAACTTCTGTGAGCACTACTGGAGGCAGCTTGCTGGCCTGGTGCTGACAGTGCtgaccctcctgtgctgctgctctgaggtgtGTTGAACAAGGACTCCGCAGCGACTTTTCCTGTGCTTTCTGTCCACATCCCCACTTTGCATGCTTCTGTTGTTTCAGGTCCTCCTGGTCCAAGGGGACCTAAAGGTGACAGAGGCCCTCAAGGTCctcttggccctgctggcctaaaaggacaaaaaggagagaaaggagagcctGGACCACCAGGACCTGCGGGTGAGAAGGGTCCACCAGGACCAGCTGGGCCaccaggagaaaaaggagggaaaggttCCAGAGGATCACCTGGCTCCAAAGGTCAGAGGGGTTCCCCAGGGAAAACAGGTCTGCCTGGGCCAAGCGGAGTCCCAGGGCCACCAGGGCCGCAAGGCAAAGATGGGCCACCAGGACCACAAGGCCCACAAGGATTTCAAGGCCTGCAAGGAACTGTTGGGGAGCCAGGGGTGCCAGGACCTCGAGGACTGCCTGGGGTACCTGGAGTCCCTGGGCTGCCCGGGCCAAAGGGCCCACCTGGCCCCCCAGGGCCACCAGGACCAGGGAAGCCAATGGCACTGCAGAGTGAACCCACGCCAGAGCCCGAAGCCAACGGTAAGCTATGGACACTCCACCTGCACCTCCTGCCTGTCATGGGGGCCACTCATCACTTACTGCTGTCACCAAGGCTGCTGCCCTAGACTGAACCCTGGGGCTTACCAACAGAGCTCTGCTAAACTGCTGCCCTAGACTGAACCCTGGGGCTTACCAACAGAGCTCTGCTaaactgctgccctctgccctagACTGAACCCTGGGGCTTatcacacagagctctgctaaACTGCTGCCCTAGACTGAACCCTGGGGCTTACCAACAGAGCTCTGCTaaactgctgccctctgccctagACTGAACCCTGGGGCTTatcacacagagctctgctaaACTGCTGCCCTAGACTGAACCCTGGGGCTTatcacacagagctctgctaaACCTCTTTGGGCTTCCTTCTGATGACCTGAAATGTTAACAGGTGATGCCAAAGGGGTGGTGGTGTGGGTAACAAATCACTTTCTGGGGTTCCACtggtcctcagcctctctgtacCTTGGGTGGCAGCATGGTGTAGGTGGGTGTGGGATCCTCAGCTGTTCCTGTCCCTGTATAGATAGCAGTGACTGGCATAACATGAAACACTTCCGTGGCAGGTTGCTCACCTCACTGGAAGAACTACACAGAGAAGTGCTACTACTTTTCAGTTGAAAGAGGAATTTTTGAAGAGGCTAAGTTGTTCTGTGAAGACAGGGCATCCCACCTGGTTATCATAAACAACAAAGAGGAGCAGGTAATTgccttctctttctgttttgcaAGAAGAAGGTTTGGAGTCACTGAACGTGTGAGGGCCACAAGGCAGGTGGGAAGCTTAGAGCACTGGCGCGCAGTGAAGCACACACAGCAACTGCATCCAGTTAGCATTTTGCTCACCTCCTGccctctcagcagcttctccacatgCCAAAAGCACTGTGAGCAGAGATGGCACTGACCCATAAGGtggtgggcacagagcagccagaaaggctTGAACATTTAAAGATGGAGTCTACTGTGCCTTGAATATTGCCCAAAAAGTGTTTTCTGCAGTGGTGAATAGAATTGAGTTTTAAATGGCTTGATTTAATACCTGCAACCTAAGACTGCTTGGGAGCCCAAACTGGTTTTAATCTAAGCATCAATCTAGCTATACATTTACTGGTGCTCAACAGAACTAGACAGTGTCAAGGCCTAGCTTGCCAGACTGCTGGGCCGGCTCATTTAAACTCTCTTCTTACCCTAAAAGtgtagactggatgatccttgaggtcccttccaacctggtattgtAGCAGTCTATGAATAATTCTTTGGTGGCTGCATAGCAGTGGAGACACCAAGCTCCAACTGCTTACTCTCTGGGGGCTTCTCTAGGTCGTACCTATGAGATGTTGGTTGTGACTTTATGCCAGCCCAGttttcctgcccagctcccttgcAAACACTGCACTGGATTCCAGTGTGGGCAAGGGGTCACAAGGTCAAATCCTGAAACAcatcctcagcatctccctggcaCTTCCTATTCTGATAACAAAGATGCTCCTGAAACCAGAGTATCCTTTTGACTCCAAAAATGGTTGTGTTTGTTATGGACTAAGATCTCTCTCCCACAGCAATGGATAAAGAGGCAGATCTTTGGGAAAGGCAGCTTCTGGATCGGACTCACGGACTCAGAGAAGGAAAACGAATGGAGATGGCTGGATGGGTCCTTACCAGTTTACAAGTATGTAAATAAAACAACCTGGTGCTGATTTCCTGCAGATGCTGCCACTCCTGCTGacgctcccagcagcagcatctagaAATCATCCAATGGTTCCAGGGGGCTCTAGGTGCCAGGGAAGTCACTGGGCACTGAGGGTGCTGTTGAAGTGGCTCTCCCTTCTCCATGCAGGAGGCTTTCTCTCCTTGCCTGGAAGAAAACAGAATGAGGGAATGCCAtaactgcacagcacagtgctcTGTGCCAGAGCGTTTGCCACTGCCATGTCTTAGGGAGCTGAGGTGGAAAGCAGACAGCTGTGCTCTCTTGGGTTGAGTTTGCCTTATTTGCCTTACAACTGGCTATAGAGTGCTGGTTGGGGTGAAAAATGAGCAGCCTCTAGATAAAGCCAAATCCAAGTGGAAAGCATTAAGCATAAGGGAAAGACATGGAGCAAGGGTGCCTGTGCCTTGGCCAGCTGAACGCTGAGCTGGCAGCATTCCAGcaatcccagcactgcagcctcattTGTCCtaaatggaacaggttgcaacCACCCACATGTTTAATactgaggagcaggctgaatCTAGAGCTGAGCATGCTGTGGTGCAGCAAAGCAGACTGCAGTCAGGCAGATGTTAGGCAGTGACTTAACTGGGATCTCAGTGGTGTCTTTGTGATGAGAACCGGGGAAGAGCTACAGCTGAGCTGTcagatttttccctttttctctccctgtttTCATCTTTAATTCTCTTTATGGCAGCACTGTGGCTGTCCCCCTGTTCATCCACTGCTTTCAATATCTTTCCACCACACTGTGGTTTCAGGTGCCCTGCTGTAACCTCAGAGATGTCAGTCACTGAGTTCCAAAGTGTTGGATTGCCTTTGGAAAGCTGTGTGCACTCCTGGggtctgctctgtggcaggcaGGTTTGTTTTCAGCTGAGTATGGACCTTGCCAGCCAGCAATCACAAAGTCCCTTCAGCAGCCTGTTTTCAGGCAAGTGGAGCTTTTAAGTCCTGGGCTTGGAAGCATTTCTCACTTGTTAAGCAAAACAGGATGAGGAAAGCCTTGGTGCAAGCTTTGCACACGCTGCGTGGAGTTTCACCACCAAAGCTTAACAGCCTCCAAAGACAGGAGTAGAGAGGCTTGGTACATTTCTTCTAAGGCCAGAAACTCTCTTCCCATCCAAGCACTGGTCCATAAAACACATAAATCTCTGCTGTTGCTCCCAAGAGACTGGCCCCAGTGCAGGCAGAGGGCTGAGCAgtcagcagtggcagggcacTTTTGGCAGCCCTTCGGAGTGCCCTGCGGCCGcattgctgcaggctgctcaggctcGCAGGAGGGCACGCGAGGCACGGAGCACTCCCACTCTGTGCATGCACACCCAGAAACTAAAATAAAGTTGATGGCTCTAATTTTAGGTCTCTGAGTTTTGGCAGCCCGAGGCCCAGCAGATTCCCTTCCTGCACTCCATCTGTTTCCCATTTTCAGCCAACCATGCACTGTTTGTTTCAACATCTCCTTCCCGCTCAGAACACATCTCGTGATGTTTTCCCTAATTCCTTGTGGTGGGAAGCTGCCCTCTGTATGAATTGTGCAATCACATCTCTTGCTTTTTGGTTGAAAGAAACTGGAAAACTGGGCAGCCTGATAACTGGAGCCATGGGCACGGGCCAGGGGAAGATTGTGCTGGACTAATCTATGCTGGGCTCTGGAATGACTTCTACTGTGAAGACGTTAACAATTTCATTTGTGAAAAAGACATGAACAAAGGTAAGCAAGAAAGTGTGGCTTGATTAGTGCACCCTACCCAGAGCAGATCTAGTAGGgatccaggctggatgctacAGCAGTGCCTTGTTAAGGAAGAGGGGGAATCACATGGAGCACTTCTACCCAGATCCAACTCACTGTGTGGGCAAAAGGAGatacagcctggatgagcagtggctgagagcagcctggaggagaaggccttggggcaGTCAggtggtgccaaagtgcccagcagccagcactggtcactggcagcccagagccagctgtgtgctggctgcagccagagcagggagagcagaagcacagggaggggattctgcccctctgctctgctcagacctcacctgcagcactgcctccagccctgggaacccagcacaagaaggacctggagctgctggagaggggccagaggaggccaccaagatgctcagagggctggagaagctacgtgtgaggacaggttgggagagctgaggctgtgcagcctggagaagagaaggctgcagggagaccttagagcagccttccagtacctgaagggctccaggagagctggggagggacttgtgacaaggactgggagtgacagactgagggacaatggctttgagctgggagaggggagagtgagagtggagctgaggaagaaattcttgtcagtgatggtggtgagacactggcacaggctgcccagggaggctgtggctgcccttgcctggcagtgttcaaggccaaactggatgaagccttgagcaacctgggctggtgggaggtgtccctgcccacagcagggggttgggactggatgagctttaaggtcccttccaacccaaaccactctgtgaatctgtgaaatgTCAGCTAGACCAGAATGAAATTCCATCCATGGAATTTCCCCTAATCCAAAACAAGACAGAGCTGTGCACAGGTCTGTTGGGATGTCCAGAGTGAAGGAGCCTGTGTAAGGAGCAGTGCAGTTTGCCCTCATGTCCTGCACACGTTTGTTATCTCAGGAACACTTCATGGTTTACAAATATTTATCTTCCAAGATATACAGGATCTTAATATGAGTCTGCTTCAGTGTTTGACATAGTTTGATGCTAAGTTCTCTGTTTGGAATTGCATTTAACCTTCACAGACTCTtgccactatttttttttcttcttttgttcttccttttttctctcatACTGCAGAGCAAATATTTGGAGTGTAATTGGCTGTGACTTTACAAATACCTACATATGATGGAAATTTACTTAAAGAAGAAATTCCTGGGAGAGAGCAACATTGCCTACCaaaactgaggcaaaaaaaGCCTTAAAAAAGCAAGCACTGAGAACTGATTCAAACATGTGGAGgaattcagcagcagctctgctgcagcatcctgcaaGTATTTGAGACCTTTCAATCCACAGCATCAGGAAATGCCTTTGAACTCCTTCTATTAGAGGTTTTCTTCCCAACCAGTGAGCAGCTACAGAAGCAGCCTTTGTCTCCTGAGAGCAGCCATTCTGCCAGTCTGAGTGAGACTGTTGGGTGCTCACGTCTGAGGTCATAGCAAGCAGCTGTGTACAGTGAGATCCCAGCCATAGGAAAAGGCCACAGATAACGAATATATAGatttttatataaatatatatatagtccAACTCCTATCAACAGTATGGAATATACTTTAAAGAGCTTTTAAAACTTTGTATTTTTGTACAAAACAGTTGCTTTTTACAATTGTTCTCTTTTTTACTGacttctgttttggtttgttttgtgttacAAATATAGTGCACAGGGGCCAAAGAAAACAATAAAGGTACTAACCATTCAGTAAGGTTTGCTGCCAGGCCCAGCTCAGCTCTAGAGAAACATTTTTCCAGATAGATGCCTTGTTCTGGTAAAAGAGCTTCTGAGGCAGCCTTTAGGTGGTGCTTTCCCTACCGTATGCAGCCCAGGACCAatgggcacagctctggccgCAGCCAGTGCTCAGCAGGGCACCATGCAAAGGCCAtgttccttcctcccctcctgcctgcctgttttctgccttccttctgcTCGTGGGAAAATGCCACAGAGGTAAACTGGCAGCCTTTAAGAATGATTTGGAAATGTTTTCATTGCTTTTCCCTTCTCGTGAGGAATTCTACCCTAGCAGGTGCTGCTCATATTGCAAGTGGTGGCCAGATGAAGGGTTTGAGAGGAGAGAAAGCGAGGAGCTGCACACACTGAAATCTGACAGATTTCAAACTCTGCCTCGCTCAGAACAGTCTAACCTTGCACTTCTCGAAGTGCTCTGTACATTGATCTCTGCTTTCTTGGACCTGTGCTTCCCTCTCAAACAAACTAGAAAATAAATTACACTGCAAAACAGAATCCGTGTGGCTAAGGAGATGATTCAGTCACCCAGCCAAGTTCTCCATGGGCCCAGAAGCTGTTGTAGGCCACAGTGCTGCTTATCAGAAACCTTAAAAGTTAGCAACCACTTACAGCTGATCGGCAGAAATCCTTCTGGCAGTCACGCTGCACACACTTGGTGGCCAAGAAAGacaatggcagcctggcctggatcagaagcagggacaggaggggatcatcccctctgctcagcactgctgaggcctcaGCTGGAGTgtggtgctcagctctgggccccttcACTGCAAGAAGGGCACTGAGGAGCTGCATCCTGtccagagctggagaagggctgcATCCTGtccagctgaggctggagaagggcctggagcagctgggggtgaggaggggctgagggagctggggaggtgcaggtgcagaagaggaggctgagggcagagctcattgctgcctgcagctccctgcagggaggttgcaccaaggagggagcagcctctgctgcttgggggcaagggagaggagcagaggaaatggttccaagctgccccaggggaggctcaggctggagctcaggagatATTTCTGCcttggaagggctctcaaccattggcacaggctgcccagggcagtgctgcagtccccatccctgggggtgctccagcagcctgtggagctgtgctcagggacatggtttggtgttgaccctgcagtgctgggtggaggcttggactgggtgagcttggaggtctctttcagacagatgtgttctgtgattctgtatcatGAAGGAAGTAGTTTTGGTTTCCAGGGCAGGAGAGTTGTTTTTCCATTGCCTTCTGACCTTCTGGCCTGGCTGAATGCAGAGAGGTTTGTTGAAGTCCTCCAGCTCTGTTACAAAcagatgagattttttttttttttgcttcctatTTTCAAGTGCTGCTCCCAAGACCAAACccatcccagcctgctgccttccTACAGGCCACACTGCCTCTAGTGCTGCCTCGGGAAGGCTGCTGTAGCCAGCAGTTCTTCAGCGAGAGAAACAAATCCTGCCCTGATACAGGGCAGGAGCAACATGAACACTGCAGCTGTTTAACTGCGAGAGCTAGGCCTGTGTGTTACAGGTGCAGAACACCTCTGTTGCCTTTCATATCATGGAACTGGttgggttgggaaagccctccgagatcacccagtccaaccaccaacccagcaccaccatggccaccaaaccctgcccccagtgccacagccacagctttctgcaacaccttcagccatgggcactccaccacctccctcggcagcctctgcccatccctgaccactcctgcacaAAACAaaattttcctcctctccaacctaaccctcccctggcacagtttcaggacatttcctctcctagcACCTGAGCCTTGGgagcagaacccaacccccagctggctgcagcctcctctcaaggagctgtagagagcaatgacctccaccctcagcctcctcttcttcacactgacctcctcccagctccctcagctgctcctccccagccctgttttgaagacccttccccagcttggttgccttTCTCTTGATCTGcttcagctcctcaatgtccttgggTGTGggccccaaaaccaaacactttTTGATGTGGAGAGGGCCCAAAGCTGACATTCTGGCTTTGCTGAGACTTTGCTCTTGGCTTTTCCATCAGGTCGTGAACAGTGCAGGACTGTGCCCTGCACTGTGCCATGCAGTACTCAGGGGCTGTGCATAAATGCAGactcctgtgcacacacacatgtcCATGGTGCCTGTGGAGATGATGTCAGAGGCTGTGTTTAGGTAAGGAGGACCCAAactgccaggctgcatggcCCAGGGAGCCTGACAAAGCCTTCTGAACTCaatcagcagcactgccagcctgagGTGCACTGAGGCGTTTCTGAACACCTGCATGGTCAGTGCTGtgcttcctgcctgctcccgATGTGAGCCTGCTGCCAGCGCAGCAACCTCTGTGTAAGCCTCAGCTGcactgtgtcatagaatcacagaatggtctggcttggaagggacttccagagctcatccagtccaactccctgcactcagcaggggcatcctccactaaagcaggttgcctacagccctctccagcctcatttggata is part of the Pogoniulus pusillus isolate bPogPus1 chromosome 34, bPogPus1.pri, whole genome shotgun sequence genome and harbors:
- the COLEC12 gene encoding collectin-12 isoform X1, whose product is MKDDFAEEEEVQSFGYKRFGIQEGTQCTKCKSNWALKFSIILLYILCALLTITVAILGYKVVEKMDNVTGGLETSHRRYTEKLTEVESDLKKLDDQAGQKAMSTNTELSSFRADILALRQQLHDIVEKTSRNKDTLEKLQESGSVLDDRQSQMRSTLDSNSFMIISVNKTLQAYTGYINNLQQDTSDIQTNLQNQVHSHNVVIMNLNNLNLTQIQQRDLISVLQKSMEDTSLTILRIKNDFQTLQQVVLQARKDTDWLKEKVQNLQALAANNSALAKANNDTLEDMNNQLSSFSGQMENITTIAQANEQNLKDLQEQHREYENRTSAKFTQLEERFQVFETDIVNIISNISYTAQHLRTLTSNLNEVRSTCTDTLSRHSDELVVMNSTLASIRLDSASLKVQQDLMRSRLDVEVANLSVIMEEMKLVDSKHGQLLKNFTILQGPPGPRGPKGDRGPQGPLGPAGLKGQKGEKGEPGPPGPAGEKGPPGPAGPPGEKGGKGSRGSPGSKGQRGSPGKTGLPGPSGVPGPPGPQGKDGPPGPQGPQGFQGLQGTVGEPGVPGPRGLPGVPGVPGLPGPKGPPGPPGPPGPGKPMALQSEPTPEPEANGCSPHWKNYTEKCYYFSVERGIFEEAKLFCEDRASHLVIINNKEEQQWIKRQIFGKGSFWIGLTDSEKENEWRWLDGSLPVYKNWKTGQPDNWSHGHGPGEDCAGLIYAGLWNDFYCEDVNNFICEKDMNKEQIFGV
- the COLEC12 gene encoding collectin-12 isoform X2, with the translated sequence MKGIQEGTQCTKCKSNWALKFSIILLYILCALLTITVAILGYKVVEKMDNVTGGLETSHRRYTEKLTEVESDLKKLDDQAGQKAMSTNTELSSFRADILALRQQLHDIVEKTSRNKDTLEKLQESGSVLDDRQSQMRSTLDSNSFMIISVNKTLQAYTGYINNLQQDTSDIQTNLQNQVHSHNVVIMNLNNLNLTQIQQRDLISVLQKSMEDTSLTILRIKNDFQTLQQVVLQARKDTDWLKEKVQNLQALAANNSALAKANNDTLEDMNNQLSSFSGQMENITTIAQANEQNLKDLQEQHREYENRTSAKFTQLEERFQVFETDIVNIISNISYTAQHLRTLTSNLNEVRSTCTDTLSRHSDELVVMNSTLASIRLDSASLKVQQDLMRSRLDVEVANLSVIMEEMKLVDSKHGQLLKNFTILQGPPGPRGPKGDRGPQGPLGPAGLKGQKGEKGEPGPPGPAGEKGPPGPAGPPGEKGGKGSRGSPGSKGQRGSPGKTGLPGPSGVPGPPGPQGKDGPPGPQGPQGFQGLQGTVGEPGVPGPRGLPGVPGVPGLPGPKGPPGPPGPPGPGKPMALQSEPTPEPEANGCSPHWKNYTEKCYYFSVERGIFEEAKLFCEDRASHLVIINNKEEQQWIKRQIFGKGSFWIGLTDSEKENEWRWLDGSLPVYKNWKTGQPDNWSHGHGPGEDCAGLIYAGLWNDFYCEDVNNFICEKDMNKEQIFGV